The Deinococcus wulumuqiensis R12 genome has a window encoding:
- a CDS encoding response regulator transcription factor, whose amino-acid sequence MIRVLLADDHALFRQGLRSLLESEGMRVIGEAANGREAVRYAADTQPDVILMDIQMPELDGVKATQSILEINPHSRVIMITMYRQDRYVFEAVKAGARGYILKDADAGTLIDAITRVAAGEALLDADMAQNVLDDFRDKREELPSEKHADLNERETMILKLLAQGFSNQDIALRLDISEKTVRNRLSEIFTKLQLNNRTQAALYAIREGIANLE is encoded by the coding sequence ATGATTCGAGTCCTGCTCGCCGACGACCACGCCCTCTTTCGCCAGGGCCTGCGCAGCCTGCTGGAATCGGAGGGGATGCGCGTCATCGGTGAGGCCGCCAACGGGCGCGAGGCCGTGCGCTACGCCGCCGACACCCAGCCCGACGTGATTCTCATGGACATCCAGATGCCCGAACTCGACGGGGTCAAGGCCACCCAGAGCATCCTCGAAATCAACCCGCACTCGCGCGTCATCATGATCACCATGTACCGCCAGGACCGCTACGTGTTCGAGGCGGTCAAGGCCGGGGCGCGGGGCTACATCCTCAAGGACGCCGACGCGGGCACCCTGATCGACGCGATCACGCGGGTGGCGGCGGGCGAGGCGCTGCTCGACGCGGACATGGCCCAGAACGTCCTCGACGATTTCCGCGACAAGCGCGAGGAACTGCCCAGCGAGAAGCACGCCGACCTCAACGAGCGCGAGACGATGATTCTCAAGCTGCTGGCCCAGGGCTTTTCCAACCAGGACATCGCCCTGCGACTCGACATCTCGGAAAAGACGGTCCGCAACCGCCTGTCCGAGATTTTCACCAAGCTGCAACTCAACAACCGCACCCAGGCCGCGCTGTACGCCATTCGCGAGGGCATCGCCAACCTTGAGTAA
- a CDS encoding HesB/IscA family protein, which translates to MTAIPTPGRQEALPLPDITISEFGAMKAQTILANSGKENAGVRVFIKSGGCSGYQYGMAIDDRELEGDTIVVDRGIKLLVDRMSIELLRGSEVDFVENMMGGGFTVHNPNATSSCGCGHSFRTDGAQSPDGEGSGGCGS; encoded by the coding sequence ATGACTGCGATTCCTACCCCCGGCCGTCAGGAGGCCCTGCCCCTGCCGGACATCACCATCAGCGAGTTCGGGGCCATGAAGGCCCAGACGATCCTGGCGAACAGCGGCAAGGAAAACGCCGGAGTCCGCGTCTTTATCAAGAGTGGCGGGTGCAGCGGTTACCAGTACGGCATGGCCATCGACGACCGCGAACTCGAAGGCGACACCATCGTGGTGGACCGGGGCATCAAGCTGCTGGTCGACCGCATGAGCATCGAACTGCTGCGCGGCAGCGAAGTGGACTTCGTGGAAAATATGATGGGCGGCGGCTTTACCGTCCACAACCCCAACGCCACGAGTTCCTGCGGCTGCGGCCACTCGTTCCGCACCGACGGAGCGCAGTCGCCCGACGGCGAAGGCAGCGGCGGCTGCGGCAGCTGA
- a CDS encoding c-type cytochrome has product MPGVAIFCAAVMWIVLLFLFNKETAPEPVVVDPAVVASISKDYPTIGKQIYAEGAGGGPGCQGCHGANGEGGVGPKLAGNEKLIKDPVYVHTILVNGKGGMPAYGDSLDDKQLYAVANYVLHEWGNDIEEPLTPAKVAEGQSKVDPEALKNRSRFVPDHIKLPEIWLTTFIIVLLTYGLIGLYSHWAEGQELRPGIHKVRSTPVATLGMVLSILSTLLFSVLFVRQMNIDYAGWAAKDQVMPNVTAEGFYAAMIVLSLAASLALYKKYFMDGEVLVEDASGEFPW; this is encoded by the coding sequence ATGCCAGGAGTCGCCATCTTCTGCGCGGCGGTGATGTGGATCGTCCTGCTCTTCCTTTTCAACAAGGAAACGGCGCCCGAACCGGTGGTGGTGGACCCGGCGGTGGTCGCGAGCATCAGCAAGGACTACCCCACTATCGGCAAGCAGATCTATGCCGAGGGCGCGGGCGGTGGCCCCGGTTGCCAGGGCTGTCACGGCGCCAACGGCGAAGGGGGCGTCGGTCCCAAACTCGCGGGCAACGAGAAGTTGATCAAAGATCCGGTGTACGTACACACCATTCTGGTCAACGGCAAGGGCGGGATGCCGGCCTACGGCGACTCGCTCGACGACAAGCAGCTCTACGCCGTCGCCAACTACGTGCTGCATGAGTGGGGCAACGACATCGAGGAGCCTCTGACCCCCGCCAAGGTGGCCGAGGGCCAGAGCAAGGTGGACCCCGAGGCGCTGAAAAACCGCTCGCGCTTCGTGCCCGATCACATCAAGCTGCCGGAAATCTGGCTGACCACCTTCATCATCGTGCTGCTCACCTACGGCCTGATCGGCCTGTACAGCCACTGGGCCGAAGGTCAGGAACTGCGCCCCGGCATTCACAAGGTGCGCTCTACGCCCGTCGCCACGCTGGGCATGGTGCTGAGTATCCTCTCGACCCTGCTGTTCAGCGTGCTGTTCGTGCGCCAGATGAACATCGACTATGCGGGCTGGGCCGCCAAGGATCAGGTGATGCCCAACGTGACCGCCGAGGGCTTCTACGCCGCAATGATCGTGCTGAGCCTCGCGGCTTCGCTGGCGCTGTACAAGAAGTACTTCATGGACGGCGAAGTGCTGGTGGAAGACGCCTCGGGCGAGTTTCCCTGGTAA
- a CDS encoding RtcB family protein, whose product MNGKHITKLGFEGKAVGLALTAAKLREDAGVSRGDILDELQSVQNYPEQYRGGGVYADLAAHLLEQQAAQQSRQSAKLRAAPLPYRTWGADLIDPGAHAQMDVAMQLPVSRAGALMPDAHVGYGLPIGGVLATENAVIPYGVGVDIGCSMMLSVFPVGAGNVSTDEARSLLLKHTRFGAGVAFDKRDRLDHPVLHEATWKEQPLLRHLFDKAATQIGTSGSGNHFVEFGTFTLAQADPQLEGLDPGEYLAVLSHSGSRGFGAQVAGHFTGVAQKLWPQLDREAQKLAWLPLDGEPGQAYWQAMNLAGRYALANHEQIHARLARALGEKPLLQAQNSHNLAWKQVVNGQELIVHRKGATPAEAGRLGLIPGSMADPGYLVRGKGHPEALASASHGAGRQLGRKAAERSLAKKDVQAYLKDRGVTLIGGGIDEAPQAYKRIEDVIARQRDLVDVLGEFRPRVVRMDTGSEDV is encoded by the coding sequence ATGAACGGCAAACACATCACCAAACTCGGTTTTGAAGGCAAAGCGGTGGGCCTCGCCCTCACGGCGGCGAAGTTGCGCGAGGACGCGGGGGTCAGCCGTGGGGACATCCTCGACGAGCTGCAAAGTGTGCAGAATTATCCCGAACAGTACCGGGGGGGCGGGGTCTACGCCGACCTCGCCGCGCATCTGCTCGAGCAGCAAGCGGCGCAGCAGTCGCGCCAGAGCGCCAAACTTCGCGCCGCGCCGCTGCCCTACCGCACCTGGGGAGCGGACCTGATCGACCCCGGCGCCCATGCCCAGATGGACGTGGCGATGCAGCTTCCCGTCTCGCGCGCGGGCGCCCTGATGCCCGACGCGCACGTGGGCTACGGCCTGCCCATCGGCGGGGTGCTGGCGACCGAGAACGCGGTCATTCCCTACGGCGTGGGCGTGGATATCGGCTGCTCCATGATGCTGAGTGTCTTTCCGGTGGGTGCGGGGAACGTGAGCACCGACGAAGCCCGCTCGCTGCTGCTCAAGCACACCCGCTTCGGCGCGGGCGTCGCCTTCGACAAGCGTGACCGGCTCGACCACCCGGTGCTGCACGAAGCGACCTGGAAGGAGCAGCCCCTGCTGCGTCACCTGTTCGACAAGGCGGCGACCCAGATCGGCACCTCGGGCAGTGGCAACCACTTCGTCGAGTTCGGGACCTTCACGCTCGCGCAGGCCGACCCGCAGCTGGAAGGGCTGGACCCCGGCGAGTATCTGGCGGTGCTCTCGCACTCCGGCTCGCGCGGTTTCGGGGCGCAGGTCGCGGGGCACTTCACCGGCGTGGCGCAAAAGCTCTGGCCGCAGCTTGACCGCGAAGCGCAGAAGCTCGCCTGGCTGCCGCTGGACGGCGAGCCGGGGCAGGCCTACTGGCAGGCGATGAATCTCGCGGGCCGCTACGCGCTCGCCAACCACGAGCAGATTCACGCCCGCCTCGCCCGCGCCCTGGGTGAAAAGCCTCTGCTCCAGGCGCAAAACAGCCACAACCTCGCCTGGAAACAGGTGGTGAACGGCCAGGAACTCATCGTTCACCGCAAGGGGGCCACCCCCGCTGAGGCCGGGCGACTGGGGCTGATTCCCGGCAGCATGGCCGACCCCGGCTACCTCGTGCGCGGCAAGGGCCACCCCGAAGCCCTGGCGAGTGCCAGTCACGGCGCGGGCCGGCAGCTCGGGCGCAAGGCCGCCGAACGCTCGCTGGCGAAAAAGGACGTGCAGGCGTACCTCAAAGACCGGGGCGTGACCCTGATCGGCGGCGGCATCGACGAGGCGCCCCAGGCCTACAAGCGCATCGAGGACGTGATCGCCCGCCAGCGCGACCTCGTGGACGTGCTCGGCGAGTTCCGCCCCCGCGTGGTGCGGATGGACACCGGCAGCGAGGACGTGTAG
- a CDS encoding ABC transporter permease yields MANYALRRILQMIPLLLLISAVIYALTALQPGDPVDQLIFGNPKITPEDIARLREAYGVDTPWYEKYWNWLMQAFRGEFGYSRDFGIPVTEYIFGQRLPNTLLLTIPALVISTLIAVPLGIFSAVRQYSAADYILTFLNFVIFSAPGFWIGVMALYLFAVILPQATNGAIALPPGGLGSGIAPEDGLLPFWLDRLKYLILPLTILMLREIAVTTRYMRASFLEVLGQDFVRTARAKGLPQSRVLYKHALRNSLIPIVTILGLAVPGLFSGAVITEQVFSWPGMGRALIESMVSKDFNVVMFCLMMLSLLTVVFQLLTDLLYAVVDPRIRYS; encoded by the coding sequence ATGGCCAACTACGCCCTCCGGCGCATCCTGCAAATGATTCCGCTGCTGCTGCTCATCAGCGCCGTGATCTACGCGCTGACCGCGCTGCAACCCGGCGACCCGGTCGACCAGCTGATTTTCGGCAACCCCAAAATCACCCCCGAGGACATTGCCCGTCTGCGCGAGGCCTACGGGGTCGACACCCCCTGGTACGAGAAGTACTGGAACTGGCTGATGCAGGCCTTCCGGGGCGAATTCGGGTACTCGCGCGACTTCGGCATTCCGGTCACTGAGTACATCTTCGGCCAGCGCCTGCCCAACACGCTGCTGCTCACCATTCCCGCGCTGGTCATCAGCACCCTCATCGCGGTGCCGCTCGGCATCTTCTCGGCGGTGCGGCAGTACAGCGCCGCCGACTACATTCTGACCTTCCTGAACTTCGTGATTTTCAGCGCCCCCGGCTTCTGGATCGGCGTGATGGCGCTTTACCTCTTTGCCGTGATTTTGCCGCAGGCGACGAACGGGGCCATCGCGCTGCCACCTGGCGGGCTGGGCAGCGGCATCGCGCCGGAAGACGGGCTGCTCCCCTTCTGGCTCGACCGCCTGAAATACCTGATTCTGCCCCTGACCATCCTGATGCTGCGCGAAATCGCGGTCACGACGCGCTACATGCGGGCGAGCTTTCTGGAAGTGCTGGGCCAGGACTTCGTGCGCACCGCCCGCGCCAAGGGACTGCCCCAGAGCCGGGTGCTGTACAAGCACGCCCTGAGAAACTCGCTGATTCCCATCGTGACCATCCTGGGTCTCGCCGTGCCGGGGCTGTTCAGCGGGGCCGTCATCACCGAGCAGGTGTTTTCCTGGCCGGGCATGGGCCGCGCCCTGATCGAGTCGATGGTGTCCAAGGACTTCAACGTGGTGATGTTCTGCCTGATGATGCTGTCGCTGCTGACGGTGGTCTTTCAGCTGCTCACCGACCTGCTCTACGCCGTGGTCGATCCGCGCATCCGGTACTCCTGA
- a CDS encoding peptide ABC transporter substrate-binding protein produces the protein MKKLLALSALLLGAAVAGPANNSLIIGTSQEPPNIYDPWSTNNLAITAEINGWMGAGLMYMDNGGKMLADIATKVPTAANGGYKVTRNSAGKVTSNSLTFTIRPDAKWSDGRAITAADFEFWLKVINDDRVLVPDRDPWDKAKITRGANDRTFTITFSPPYLFAEKAGAPGLAPAHIMQSAWNAFDSATKGQKGDAVTEQWKRFIGQYTTSSNLPKVVAGPFKPTAWRPGNSLTLTRNPNYWRKPAGGESKYLKTVTYRFISNTNTLKVNVLSGQLDALATVGLSFDQALDMRARQGSKFQTYFVPGAIWEHVDINTRGQRSRDLGLNDERVRQALLLATDREGLTKALFQGRQPVSHTFVNPLSAVYNANVTKYPFNQARARQLLDAAGWKVGSDGIRAKGGKKMTLTFSTTAGNAVRERVQQILQAQWKAVGVQVNIQNYPASVFFGPDMLSKGEDGKWDLAMYAWVSNPLFEEGSLFKGEGIPTESNGYAGQNYSGWKSAEYDRLFTASQTEFNTTTRKANLAKMQSLWAADVPSLPLYFRSNPYTVANGLVNYTFSAYTQYPTWDAYRVGWSQKGAVRAHTQKE, from the coding sequence ATGAAGAAACTGCTCGCCCTGTCCGCCCTGCTGCTCGGAGCCGCTGTCGCCGGCCCGGCCAACAACAGCCTGATTATCGGCACCTCGCAGGAGCCACCGAACATTTACGACCCCTGGTCCACCAACAACCTCGCCATCACCGCCGAAATCAACGGCTGGATGGGCGCGGGCCTGATGTACATGGACAACGGCGGCAAGATGCTGGCCGACATCGCCACCAAGGTGCCCACGGCGGCCAACGGCGGCTACAAGGTGACCCGCAACTCGGCGGGCAAGGTGACGAGCAACAGCCTGACCTTCACCATTCGCCCCGACGCCAAGTGGAGCGACGGCCGCGCCATCACGGCGGCCGACTTCGAGTTCTGGCTCAAGGTCATCAACGACGACCGCGTGCTGGTCCCTGACCGCGACCCCTGGGACAAGGCCAAAATCACGCGCGGCGCCAACGACCGCACCTTCACCATCACCTTCAGCCCCCCCTACCTGTTCGCCGAGAAGGCGGGCGCTCCCGGCCTGGCCCCCGCGCACATCATGCAAAGCGCCTGGAACGCCTTCGACAGCGCCACCAAAGGCCAGAAGGGTGACGCCGTGACCGAGCAGTGGAAGCGGTTTATCGGGCAGTACACCACTTCCAGCAACCTGCCCAAGGTGGTCGCCGGACCCTTCAAGCCCACCGCGTGGCGCCCCGGCAACAGCCTGACGCTGACGCGCAATCCCAACTACTGGCGCAAGCCTGCGGGCGGCGAGAGCAAGTACCTCAAGACCGTCACCTACCGCTTCATCTCCAACACCAACACCCTCAAGGTGAACGTGCTGTCGGGCCAGCTCGACGCGCTTGCCACCGTGGGTCTGTCGTTCGACCAGGCGCTCGACATGCGGGCGCGGCAGGGCAGCAAGTTCCAGACCTACTTCGTGCCCGGCGCCATCTGGGAGCACGTGGACATCAACACCCGGGGCCAGCGTTCACGTGACCTCGGCCTGAACGACGAGCGCGTGCGTCAGGCGCTGCTGCTCGCCACCGACCGCGAAGGGCTGACCAAGGCGCTGTTCCAGGGCCGTCAGCCGGTGTCGCACACCTTCGTCAACCCGCTGTCCGCCGTGTACAACGCCAACGTGACCAAGTACCCCTTCAATCAGGCGCGTGCCCGTCAGCTGCTCGACGCTGCGGGCTGGAAGGTCGGCAGCGACGGCATTCGCGCCAAGGGCGGCAAGAAGATGACGCTGACCTTCAGCACCACCGCCGGCAACGCCGTGCGCGAGCGTGTGCAGCAGATCTTGCAGGCGCAGTGGAAGGCCGTGGGCGTGCAGGTCAACATCCAGAACTACCCCGCCAGCGTGTTCTTCGGCCCCGACATGCTCAGCAAGGGCGAAGACGGCAAGTGGGACCTGGCGATGTACGCCTGGGTGAGCAACCCGCTGTTTGAGGAAGGCTCGCTGTTCAAGGGCGAGGGCATTCCCACCGAGTCGAACGGCTACGCGGGCCAGAACTACTCCGGCTGGAAGAGCGCCGAGTACGACCGCCTGTTCACGGCCTCGCAGACCGAGTTCAATACGACCACCCGCAAGGCCAACCTCGCCAAGATGCAGAGCCTCTGGGCCGCCGACGTGCCCTCGCTGCCGCTGTACTTCCGCTCGAACCCCTACACCGTCGCCAACGGGCTGGTGAACTACACCTTCAGCGCCTACACCCAGTACCCCACCTGGGACGCCTACCGCGTGGGCTGGAGCCAGAAGGGTGCCGTTCGCGCCCACACGCAGAAGGAATAA
- a CDS encoding serine hydrolase, with protein MPDFQAELRRADYTGEVGLLVTDFGGRELYACAANAPFPSASTIKLPLLLMALEQAGRGDLDLAERVTLRAEDRVPGAGVLHELSPGLTLTWQDVLTLMIVVSDNTATNLLIERLGQDDFNAWLTARGLNSTRLIGLLQQPPERQNAAQRRGERNRTSARDQVALLLSLLRGDGLTPQMQQLGLDILGRQQVRDLIGRGIPAGPDGAPRYRVASKSGELRGVHHDVGLLWTPRPLVVALLSQGGEDPREHPANRDVTRLAAALWPLLAGLGRAEQEP; from the coding sequence ATGCCCGACTTCCAGGCTGAACTGCGCCGCGCCGACTATACCGGAGAGGTGGGGCTGCTCGTCACCGACTTCGGGGGCCGCGAACTGTATGCCTGCGCCGCCAACGCGCCCTTTCCCTCAGCCAGCACCATCAAGCTGCCACTGCTGCTCATGGCGCTGGAACAGGCTGGGCGCGGCGACCTCGACCTGGCGGAGCGGGTGACCCTCCGTGCCGAGGACCGCGTGCCGGGCGCCGGGGTGCTGCATGAACTTTCGCCGGGGCTGACGCTGACCTGGCAGGACGTGCTGACGCTGATGATTGTCGTCAGCGACAACACCGCGACCAACCTGCTGATCGAGCGTCTCGGTCAGGACGACTTCAACGCCTGGCTGACGGCACGCGGCCTGAACAGCACCCGGTTGATTGGCCTCCTGCAACAGCCGCCCGAGCGCCAGAACGCCGCCCAGCGTCGGGGCGAACGCAACCGCACGTCGGCGCGGGATCAGGTGGCGCTGCTGCTGTCCCTGTTGCGCGGCGATGGGCTGACGCCCCAGATGCAACAACTCGGCCTCGACATCCTGGGCCGTCAGCAGGTGCGCGACCTCATTGGGCGCGGCATTCCAGCTGGGCCGGACGGCGCGCCGCGCTACCGGGTGGCCTCCAAATCGGGCGAACTGCGCGGCGTTCACCACGACGTCGGCCTGCTCTGGACCCCGCGCCCGCTGGTGGTGGCGCTGCTGTCTCAAGGTGGGGAAGACCCGCGTGAGCATCCGGCCAACCGGGACGTGACCCGGCTCGCGGCGGCGCTGTGGCCCCTGCTCGCCGGGCTGGGCAGGGCGGAGCAGGAACCGTAG
- a CDS encoding cytochrome b → MNQWLDERLHLSRLNDKFLRKAFPVHHSFFLGEITLFSLVILILTGILLALSYEPSNTLVINSFDPGTSDKPNLVPAAYHSALKINAMPFGDMLRRIHHWCANIMVAAAVIHMMRIYFTGAFKKPREINWWIGLLLLIFSALTAVTGYILPYDNYAYQTLGVVYAITKSVPWVGDWLAQAAFAGAFPGEQVIPRIYGYHIMLLPMILVATTGAHMLLMIKQKHTQPQYAKRVAYKKIVGVPLSTQQTPIMLLLALLFAGLVILFSAFIPVHPVEYFGPPSATPIANIKPDWYLLWVFGALAIIPGFSFTLLGGTITAEFVGAMVFPAIPIGLLFLVPLLDRSKDNMYYAENPTNHPVRLAAGVAFMVFMLVLSLAGYKPELIASGTLTTGNANAVLWIMTFLLPALSYFLTMAIVRGIRTLREADERERLAHGGHGGAAPGHSHD, encoded by the coding sequence ATGAACCAGTGGCTCGACGAACGTCTGCACCTCTCGCGCCTGAACGACAAGTTTCTGCGCAAGGCCTTCCCCGTTCACCACAGCTTTTTCCTGGGTGAAATCACGCTGTTCTCGCTCGTGATCCTCATTTTGACGGGCATTCTGCTGGCGCTCTCCTACGAGCCGAGCAACACGCTGGTGATCAACTCGTTCGATCCCGGCACCTCCGACAAGCCCAACCTGGTCCCCGCGGCGTATCACTCGGCGCTCAAGATCAACGCGATGCCGTTCGGTGACATGCTGCGCCGTATCCACCACTGGTGCGCCAACATCATGGTGGCCGCCGCCGTGATTCACATGATGCGCATCTACTTCACGGGGGCCTTCAAAAAGCCGCGTGAAATCAACTGGTGGATCGGCCTGCTGCTGCTGATCTTCTCGGCGCTGACCGCCGTGACCGGCTACATCCTCCCCTACGACAACTACGCCTATCAGACCCTGGGTGTGGTGTACGCCATCACCAAGTCGGTGCCCTGGGTCGGTGACTGGCTGGCGCAGGCCGCTTTCGCCGGTGCTTTCCCCGGTGAGCAGGTCATTCCGCGTATCTACGGCTACCACATCATGCTGCTGCCGATGATTCTGGTGGCGACCACCGGTGCCCACATGCTGCTGATGATCAAGCAGAAGCACACGCAGCCGCAGTACGCCAAGCGCGTCGCCTACAAGAAGATCGTCGGTGTGCCGCTCAGCACCCAGCAGACCCCGATCATGCTGCTGCTGGCGCTGCTGTTCGCCGGTCTGGTGATTCTGTTCAGCGCCTTTATCCCGGTGCACCCGGTGGAGTATTTCGGTCCGCCCAGTGCCACGCCGATTGCCAACATCAAGCCCGATTGGTACCTGCTGTGGGTCTTCGGTGCGCTGGCGATCATCCCCGGCTTCAGCTTCACGCTGCTGGGCGGCACCATCACCGCCGAGTTCGTGGGGGCCATGGTCTTCCCGGCCATTCCGATTGGTCTGCTGTTCCTGGTGCCGCTGCTGGACCGCAGCAAGGACAACATGTACTACGCCGAGAACCCCACCAACCACCCGGTGCGGCTGGCGGCGGGCGTGGCGTTCATGGTGTTTATGCTGGTGCTGTCGCTGGCGGGGTACAAGCCCGAACTCATCGCCTCGGGCACGCTCACCACGGGCAACGCCAACGCGGTTCTGTGGATCATGACCTTCCTGCTGCCCGCGCTGTCCTACTTCCTGACGATGGCGATCGTGCGCGGCATTCGCACCCTGCGTGAAGCCGACGAGCGCGAGCGTCTCGCCCACGGCGGACATGGCGGTGCGGCCCCCGGTCACTCGCACGACTGA
- a CDS encoding Rieske (2Fe-2S) protein, whose product MTRYKKQDPEITRRRFINTALGASAAVGGLSLISTLGSANPVFRLTPKKAPPLKGDILVHADPAKFGQPVRVDELSADKLVRAWPQGKDENGAPVIRDGDPTSILAIYRFPKGELKAPTNLEATVDGEIVAYGDRCTHAGCNVDDGQGPGGRSIMNCPCHSGQYEPREGCRVIGGPPGHPLPQLPIKLEGDRLVATETFLSVPYGYNKEEDWEKYVQKVEELLS is encoded by the coding sequence ATGACCCGTTACAAGAAGCAAGATCCCGAAATCACGCGCCGCCGCTTTATCAACACGGCGCTCGGTGCCTCGGCCGCCGTCGGTGGCCTGAGCCTGATCAGCACGCTGGGCAGTGCCAACCCGGTGTTTCGCCTGACCCCGAAGAAGGCGCCTCCCCTCAAGGGCGACATTCTGGTGCATGCCGACCCCGCCAAGTTCGGTCAGCCGGTGCGCGTCGACGAACTCAGTGCCGACAAGCTGGTCCGTGCCTGGCCGCAGGGCAAGGACGAGAACGGCGCGCCTGTCATACGGGACGGCGATCCCACCAGCATCCTGGCGATCTACCGTTTTCCCAAGGGCGAACTCAAGGCGCCGACCAATCTCGAAGCCACCGTGGACGGCGAGATTGTGGCCTACGGCGACCGCTGCACCCACGCGGGCTGCAACGTTGACGACGGTCAGGGTCCGGGGGGCCGCAGCATCATGAACTGCCCCTGCCACTCGGGGCAGTACGAGCCGCGCGAGGGGTGCCGCGTCATCGGTGGTCCTCCCGGGCACCCCCTGCCGCAGCTTCCGATCAAACTGGAAGGGGACCGGCTGGTCGCCACGGAAACGTTCCTGTCGGTGCCCTACGGCTACAACAAGGAAGAAGACTGGGAGAAATACGTCCAGAAGGTGGAGGAACTGCTGTCATGA